One genomic region from Streptomyces sp. NBC_00582 encodes:
- the narI gene encoding respiratory nitrate reductase subunit gamma, with protein sequence MNDLLLWVAVPYVCLAVFVVGHVWRYRHDQFGWTTHTSQLLEHRWLRWGSPLFHLGAFMVIAGHVVGLAVPASWTESAGIDEHTYHTTAVWAGSVAGLAMVTGLGMLCARRLLTRRIRLGTDRSDKVLFPLLSATVLLGISATAAHNVFGAGYDYRSTVSVWFRGLFALRPQPEAIAGAPLLFQLHALSACLLFAAWPFTRLVHVWSAPVGYLVRPYVVYRRRAAPAAVPQAGGRGRPAAGPRRAA encoded by the coding sequence ATGAACGATCTGCTGCTGTGGGTCGCCGTGCCCTACGTCTGTCTCGCCGTGTTCGTGGTCGGGCACGTGTGGCGGTACCGGCACGACCAGTTCGGCTGGACCACCCACACCAGCCAGCTCCTGGAACACCGCTGGCTGCGCTGGGGCAGCCCGCTGTTCCACCTGGGGGCGTTCATGGTGATCGCCGGGCATGTGGTGGGCCTGGCGGTGCCGGCCTCGTGGACCGAGTCCGCGGGCATCGACGAACACACGTACCACACCACGGCCGTCTGGGCGGGGTCGGTCGCCGGCCTCGCGATGGTCACCGGGCTCGGCATGCTCTGCGCCCGCCGTCTCCTGACCCGGCGGATCCGCCTCGGCACCGACCGCAGCGACAAGGTGCTCTTCCCGCTGCTGTCCGCCACCGTCCTGCTCGGCATCTCCGCGACCGCCGCCCACAACGTGTTCGGCGCGGGGTACGACTACCGCTCCACCGTCTCGGTCTGGTTCCGGGGGCTGTTCGCCCTGCGGCCGCAGCCCGAGGCGATCGCCGGGGCGCCCCTGCTGTTCCAGCTCCACGCCCTGAGCGCCTGTCTCCTCTTCGCCGCCTGGCCGTTCACCCGGCTGGTGCATGTGTGGAGCGCCCCGGTCGGCTACCTCGTCCGGCCCTATGTGGTCTACCGCCGGCGGGCCGCGCCCGCCGCGGTGCCGCAGGCCGGGGGCCGAGGCCGCCCGGCCGCCGGCCCCCGGCGGGCCGCCTGA
- the narJ gene encoding nitrate reductase molybdenum cofactor assembly chaperone — MSPLPSTIPALVRTRVRAAVRRPARLTPEETETRALLLRLCSLLLQYPDAELVAARGEMGAAVEALPLSPAAEHLTAFTGWLVGEEGEALERHYVEMFDLRRRSGLYLTYYLHGDTRRRGMALLTLNQSFRAAGWDTDGGELPDHLPVVLEFAALAGPRGGEAPLRRHRRGLELIHRSLSDAGSPYRHVLAALLTLLPPPTEADRAAVDRLVAEGPPNEEVGLDPYGAYTAYGNGEFAPPDAFVPPTTPAPTSREEDPR; from the coding sequence ATGAGCCCCTTGCCCTCGACGATCCCCGCCCTGGTGCGCACCCGGGTCCGGGCGGCCGTACGCCGTCCGGCACGGCTCACCCCCGAGGAGACCGAGACCCGCGCCCTGCTGCTGCGGCTGTGCTCGCTGCTGTTGCAGTACCCGGACGCCGAACTCGTCGCGGCACGGGGTGAGATGGGGGCCGCTGTCGAGGCGCTGCCGCTCTCGCCCGCCGCCGAGCACCTGACCGCCTTCACCGGCTGGCTCGTCGGTGAGGAGGGCGAGGCGCTGGAGCGCCACTACGTCGAGATGTTCGACCTGCGCCGCCGGAGCGGCCTCTACCTCACCTACTACCTGCACGGCGACACCCGCCGCCGGGGCATGGCCCTGCTCACCCTCAACCAGTCCTTTCGGGCGGCCGGCTGGGACACGGACGGCGGGGAACTGCCGGACCACCTCCCGGTCGTGCTGGAGTTCGCCGCCCTGGCCGGCCCCCGCGGCGGGGAGGCACCGCTGCGCCGGCACCGGCGCGGACTGGAGCTCATCCATCGCTCCCTGAGCGACGCCGGATCCCCGTACCGGCACGTCCTGGCCGCGCTGCTCACCCTGCTGCCGCCGCCGACCGAGGCGGACCGGGCGGCGGTGGACCGGCTCGTCGCCGAGGGCCCGCCGAACGAGGAGGTCGGTCTCGACCCCTACGGCGCGTACACCGCCTACGGCAACGGTGAGTTCGCGCCGCCGGACGCCTTCGTACCGCCGACGACACCCGCTCCGACCAGCCGTGAGGAAGACCCGCGATGA
- a CDS encoding response regulator, with product MADAERPDTPIRVFLLDDHEVVRRGVRDLLNDEPDITVVGEAGTVEQALVRVPALRPQVAVLDVRLPDGDGVTVCRELRSSMPELACLMLTSFDDEEALLDSIMAGASGYVLKQIQGTDLVSAVRTVAAGQSLLDPSATTRLMARLRQGQEPEPEPDALPGLTDREREILALIGEGLTNRQIGQRLYLAEKTVKNHISRLLAKLGVERRIQAAVIATQAQDRLREKGH from the coding sequence ATGGCGGACGCCGAGCGCCCCGACACCCCGATCAGGGTCTTCCTGCTGGACGACCACGAGGTGGTGCGGCGCGGGGTGCGCGACCTGTTGAACGACGAACCGGACATCACCGTGGTCGGTGAGGCGGGCACGGTCGAACAGGCCCTCGTCCGGGTGCCCGCGCTGCGCCCGCAGGTGGCCGTGCTCGACGTACGGCTGCCGGACGGCGACGGCGTGACCGTCTGCCGCGAGCTGCGGTCGAGCATGCCGGAGCTGGCCTGTCTGATGCTGACCTCGTTCGACGACGAGGAGGCGCTGCTCGACTCGATCATGGCCGGCGCCTCGGGTTATGTGCTCAAGCAGATCCAGGGCACGGACCTGGTCTCGGCGGTCCGTACGGTGGCCGCGGGCCAGTCGCTGCTCGACCCCAGCGCCACCACCCGGCTCATGGCACGGCTGCGCCAGGGTCAGGAGCCGGAGCCCGAGCCGGACGCCCTGCCGGGCCTGACCGACCGGGAACGGGAGATCCTCGCCCTCATCGGTGAGGGGCTGACCAACCGCCAGATCGGGCAGCGGCTCTACTTGGCCGAGAAGACGGTCAAGAACCACATCTCCCGGCTGCTCGCCAAACTCGGTGTGGAACGGCGCATCCAGGCCGCCGTCATCGCCACCCAGGCCCAGGACCGGCTCCGGGAGAAGGGCCACTGA
- the narH gene encoding nitrate reductase subunit beta, giving the protein MRVMAQTAMVMNLDKCIGCHTCSVTCKQTWSNRTGVEYAWFNNVETKPGVGYPRRYEDQEQWKGGWMLDRRGRLVLRSGGRIRRLLSLFSNPDLPSIEDYYEPVTYDYDNLVGAPAQKDMPVARPRSVLTGQPTAITWGANWEDGLGGAPEHAGGDPNLSGEWARKVKFEFEQTFLFHLPRLCEHCLNPACVSACPSGALYKRVEDGIVLVDQDRCRGWRMCVTACPYKKVYVNHATGKAEKCTFCFPRIEAGQPTVCSETCVGRLRYLGLLLYDADRVGEAAATPDEQDLPEAQRGVFLDPHDPEVIAAARESGIPEDWLAAARRSPVYDLVLRYRVALPLHPEYRTLPMVWYVPPLSPVLDAVDAAGGDQDDPDHVFAAVTRLRIPLEYLAELFTAGDTDVVGGVLMKLTALRSYMRERTLGESGDDRALKAVGLTPREAEDLHRLLAVAKYADRYVVPAAHKEDAAALSAMENRCPVESSGADGRRIHLGMPTLRRDTPAGGHR; this is encoded by the coding sequence ATGCGCGTCATGGCTCAGACGGCGATGGTGATGAACCTCGACAAGTGCATCGGCTGCCACACCTGCTCGGTCACCTGCAAGCAGACCTGGAGCAACCGCACCGGGGTGGAGTACGCCTGGTTCAACAACGTCGAGACCAAGCCCGGCGTCGGCTACCCCCGCCGCTACGAGGACCAGGAGCAGTGGAAGGGCGGCTGGATGCTCGACCGGCGCGGACGTCTCGTCCTGCGCTCCGGCGGCCGGATCAGGCGCCTGCTGTCCCTCTTCTCCAACCCCGACCTGCCCTCCATCGAGGACTACTACGAGCCGGTCACCTACGACTACGACAACCTCGTCGGCGCCCCGGCCCAGAAGGACATGCCCGTCGCCCGTCCGCGCTCGGTCCTCACCGGGCAGCCCACCGCCATCACCTGGGGTGCCAACTGGGAGGACGGGCTGGGCGGGGCGCCCGAACACGCCGGCGGCGACCCCAATCTCAGCGGGGAATGGGCGCGGAAGGTGAAGTTCGAGTTCGAGCAGACCTTCCTCTTCCACCTGCCCCGGCTGTGCGAGCACTGCCTCAACCCGGCCTGCGTGTCGGCGTGTCCGTCCGGCGCGCTGTACAAGCGGGTCGAGGACGGCATCGTCCTCGTCGACCAGGACCGCTGCCGCGGCTGGCGGATGTGCGTGACGGCGTGCCCGTACAAGAAGGTGTACGTCAACCACGCCACCGGCAAGGCCGAGAAGTGCACCTTCTGCTTCCCGCGCATCGAGGCCGGCCAGCCCACCGTCTGCTCCGAGACCTGCGTCGGCCGGCTGCGCTACCTGGGGCTGCTCCTGTACGACGCCGACCGCGTCGGCGAGGCCGCCGCGACCCCCGACGAGCAGGACCTGCCGGAGGCCCAGCGCGGGGTGTTCCTCGACCCGCACGACCCCGAGGTGATCGCCGCGGCACGGGAGTCGGGGATCCCCGAGGACTGGCTGGCGGCGGCCCGCCGCTCGCCCGTGTACGACCTGGTCCTGCGGTACAGGGTGGCGCTGCCGCTGCATCCGGAGTACCGCACCCTGCCGATGGTCTGGTACGTCCCGCCGCTCTCCCCCGTCCTCGACGCCGTCGACGCGGCGGGCGGGGACCAGGACGACCCCGACCACGTCTTCGCCGCCGTGACCCGGCTGCGCATCCCGCTGGAGTACCTGGCCGAGCTGTTCACCGCAGGGGACACCGATGTCGTCGGCGGGGTGCTGATGAAACTCACCGCGCTCCGCTCGTACATGCGCGAACGCACCCTCGGCGAGAGCGGCGACGACCGCGCGCTGAAGGCCGTGGGGCTGACCCCGCGCGAGGCGGAGGACCTGCACCGGCTGCTCGCCGTCGCGAAGTACGCCGACCGGTACGTCGTCCCCGCGGCGCACAAGGAGGACGCGGCCGCGCTGAGCGCGATGGAGAACCGCTGCCCGGTGGAGTCCTCCGGCGCCGACGGCCGGCGGATCCACCTCGGCATGCCCACCCTGCGCCGCGACACCCCCGCCGGAGGCCACCGATGA